CGCTTGGCGCAGAGGAGATTGCAGCTGCGCGCGAAACGCTTGGCTGGAATCACGAGCCCTTTGTCGTTCCTGACGATATTGTCGCAGACTGGCACGCTACAGCTCATCGCGGTGTGGAAGCACATAGCGCGTGGCAATCGCGCTACGAAAATTCAGCCAAAAGGGAAGAGTTCGACGCGCGCATGGCAAACCCTGCGGACCGCGCTGGACGAGTGATCGAGGATCATATTCGCGGCTTAGCGGCAGAACCGCAGAAAGTCGCGACCCGTAAAGCATCGGAAATGGCGCTTGGCCCGCTCACAGAAGCCCTGCCGCAGATGATCGGCGGCTCAGCTGACCTTACCGGCTCGAACAACACCAAAACGCCCAGCACCCTGCCATTTAGTGCAGATGATTATTTGGGTCGTTATTTGTATTACGGCATCCGCGAATTCGGCATGGCCGCGGCGATGAATGGCATGGCGCTACACGGAGGCGTGGTGCCCTATGGCGGCACCTTCCTGATCTTCAGCGATTATTGCCGCAACGCGATCCGACTATCGGCTTTGCAAGAGATTGGCACCATCTATGTGATGACACATGACTCGATTGGTCTCGGGGAAGACGGTCCAACGCACCAGCCTGTCGAGCAAGTGATGAGCCTGCGCCTGGTCCCTAACCTCAATGTGTATCGCCCATGCGATACGATTGAGACTGCAGAATGTTGGACGCTAGCACTGCAAACGCCTGAAACGCCGTCTATTCTTGCGCTCTCACGCCAAGGTCTTCCGCAGATGCGCGGCGAGGGCGATGAAAACTGGACATCGGCGAGCAACCGCTCGGCGAAGGGTGCGTATCGCCTAAAGGCCGCCGGTTCTGATCGCAAAGTTGTACTGGTGGCAACGGGTTCCGAGGTGCACCTTGCTGCGGAAATTGCTGGTGAACTCGAAGCTCAAGGTATCGGGGCAGATGTCGTCTCGATGCCGTGTACCGAACTGTTCGATGCGCAGGACGATGCTTACCGTACAGACCTACTCCCTGCCGATGTACTGAAAGTTTCGATAGAAGCTGGTACAAGCTTTGGTTGGGAACGTTACACGGGCACGGACGGGATCAATATTGGTATTGATCGCTTCGGTGCCTCCGCACCGGCGAGCGATCTATTCAAGAAATTCGGTTTCACTGCGGATGCGATTGTACCGCAAATTATCAATAAATTGAACGGTTAAGTTGGAGTAATTCCCATGACGACGAAGGTAGCCATCAACGGTTTTGGACGCATCGGGCGTCTTGTAGCGCGTGCGATTCTAGAACGCAGCGATCATGACTTGGAACTGGTCGCAATCAACGATCTGGCAGATGCCAAAGCGAACGCGCTCTTGTTCCAATATGACTCTACACATGGCCGCTTTCCCGGCGAAGTCAGCGCAAGCGATGACAGCATTACAGTCAACGGCAAGAAAATCGCTGTGACGTCAGAGCGTGACCCCGGCAATCTCCCACACGCCGCGATGGGTGTGGATATTGTTCTGGAATGCACCGGTTTCTTCCAGTCGCACGAGGCCGCCGAGCCTCACCTAGCGGCGGGCGCAAAGCGCGTTTTGATCTCCGCTCCGGCAAAAAATGTTAGTGCGACAATCGTGTATGGAGTCAACCATGACGTCCTGACGTCAAGCGATGTCATTGTTTCTAATGCATCTTGTACCACAAATTGCCTTTCGCCAGTCGCAAAGGTCTTGAATGATCTTGTCGGTATCGAGCGCGGTTTCATGACCACGATCCACAGCTACACCAATGATCAACGTATGCTCGATCAGATGCATGGTGACATGCGCCGCGCTCGCGGTGGTGCGCAGAATATGATCCCGACGACGACCGGTGCTGCACGCGCGGTTGGTCTGGTTCTTCCAGAACTCGCAGGCAAGTTGGACGGCAGCTCTGTCCGTGTACCGACACCGAACGTCTCACTGGTCGATCTGGTGTTCACGCCAGGCCGCGATACGACGGCAGAGGAGTTGAATGCTGCTTTGAAGGCGGCTGCGGATGGTCCGATGAAAGGTGTTCTCGATTACACCGATCAGCCGCTCGTGAGCAGCGATTTCAACCACTATCCGGCCAGCTCGACTATCGACAGCCTTGAAACCTCGGTCATGGAAGGCAAACTTTGCCGCGTTGTCAGTTGGTATGACAATGAATGGGGCTTCTCCAATCGTATGATCGACACCGCCGGTGTGATGGCAGGAATGCTCTAAGGAGCGGTAGATGAGCAGCTTTCGTACTCTGGATGATCTTGGAGATGTAACTGGCAAAGTTGCGCTCGTCCGCGTTGATCTGAATCTTCCGATGAACGGCGGTTCGGTTACCGACACGACCCGCGTCGAGGCTTCGGCACCGACAATCCTCGAACTCGCGGAGGCGGGCGCGAAAGTATTGCTGCTGGCTCACTTTGGTCGTCCGAAAGGGCAACGTAACTCGACCATGTCAGTCAGCATGACGCTTGATGCAGTCGAGGAGGTGCTGGGCCGCGAAGTGATGTTTATCCCGGAGATCCAAGGACCTGTGGTCGAACAATCAATCGGTATCCTGCGCAATGGTGACATTGGCTTGCTAGAGAACAGCCGCTTCTGGGCTGGCGAAGAGGCGAATGATGCTGATTTTGCTGCAGGTATTGCTGCCAATGGCGATTTCTTCGTCAACGACGCCTTCTCAGCAGCACACCGCGCGCATGCTAGTACAGTCGGCGTGGCAAAGATCCTGCCTTCTTACGCCGGCAGGGCGATGGAGAAAGAGCTCAAGGCGCTTGCGTCCGCACTCGAGATGCCCGAACAGCCCGTCGCGGCGGTGGTGGGCGGTGCGAAAGTGTCCTCTAAACTGGCTGTGCTCGAGCACCTGGTCGGCAAGGTCCAGCATCTGATTATCGGCGGCGGAATGGCCAATACGTTTCTCGCCGGACGCGGGATCGATGTTGGCAAATCGCTGTGCGAGCATAATCTGACCGATACTGCGAATGCGATTATGGAAGCAGCTGACTCTAGCGGCTGCACGGTGCATCTGCCTTATGACGTCGTCGTGTCGCAAGAGTTCACCGCCAACCCGCCTAGTCTTCGTATTTGCAACGTCCATGAAGTCGCTGAAAATGAAATGATTCTGGATGTAGGACCACAAGCTGTTGAGGCGTTAGCTGACGTCTTGAAAACCTGTCATACGCTGGTTTGGAATGGCCCGATGGGTGCTTTCGAGACCGAGCCATTCGATGCAGCGACAGTGGCTCTGGCGAAAACCGCCGCTGCACTGAGCGCCGAAGGATCGCTGGTTTCGGTTGCGGGCGGCGGAGATACTGTCGCTGCGCTCAATCATGCCGGTGCTGCTGATGATTTCTCTTATATTTCAACCGCTGGCGGCGCTTTCCTTGAATGGATGGAGGGCAAGGTACTACCGGGTGTGGCGGCGCTTAGGGGCTGAGTTCACCGATAGTCAGGGTTCGGCGCGTCGAAACGGCGGCCTTCTTTCCATAGGTCGGTTGAGTTACCGTGCGCGGGAATGCCGCCGGCGTCTTTTAGCATTCGTGCGAGATGCATCATATTCCAAGTTGCAAAGGTTGTGTTGCGGCGGGTGAAGTCGTTATCAAAGCCGGCATAGCTGCCATCGTCTAGCTGATCGCCATAGGACGGCCCCGGTCCGGCTTCGCCGATCCAACCCGCATCCGCTTGTGGCGGAATAGTGTAGCCAACGTGCTGCAGCGAGTACAGCACACCCATGGCGACATGCTTGATGCCGTCTTCATTCCCGGTGACCATGCAGCCGCCGACTTTCCCGTAAAATGCGTATTGGCCCCTATCATTGGTTTTGCCAGAGTGCGCGTAGAGCCTCTCAATCACACGTTGACAGACTGATGATTTTTCGCCGAGCCAAATTGGCGATCCGAGGATGAGAATGTCAGCCGCTTCGACCTTCTCCCAGATTTCCGGCCAATCGTCCCTGTCTGCACCGTGCTGGGTCATATCGGGATAGACACCTGGGGCAATTGTAAAATCTACAGGGCGTACACGTTCTACCTGTACTTGATTGCGAACCATGATTGTCTCGACAATGCCAAGCAGCTTGTCGGTGTGCGACCCGCCGGGGGATGGTTTCAGCGTGCAGTTTAACAACAGTGCATTTATATCGCTGAAATCGGTTTTATTTTCATCGCAGAGTTTTTCTTGGACGGCATCTAACATTGGGCGGTCTCCTTGTTGATTTGCTTTTGCCGCACAGCAATCGTGCAATAGGGCCGAGAGGCGGTTGCGAAGGCCAATTTCGCTCGGTAAAGCGCCGCACAGACTTGATACGCATTCGTATGCACTAAAGCAGGATAGCACGCATGAATACCGCTGAAATGACCGCCAAGATGGCTGCTGGCCAAGGATTTATTGCCGCACTTGATCAGTCTGGTGGGTCAACGCCCAAGGCGTTGAAAGGCTACGGCGTCGAAGAGAGCGAGTATTCGGGCGACGAAGAGATGTTTGCCAAAATCCACCAAATGCGCTGCCGGATTGTAACTTCGCCCAGTTTCAATGGCAACAAAGTGGTTGGGGCGATCCTGTTCGAGAAAACCATGAATGGCTGCACCGACGATGGTACGCCAGTCCCGACACAGCTTTCAAATCGAGGGATCGTGCCCTTCCTAAAAGTCGATGCGGGCATGCATGAAGCGGAAAACGGTGTTCAATTGATGAAAGACATGCCGCGCCTCGACGAGCTGTGCGCTCGCGGCAAAGAGCTTGGCGTCTACGGCACCAAGATGCGCTCGGTCATTCACGAAGCTAATGCAGACGGGGTCGCGGCCAATGTCCGCCAGCAGATGGATTTTGGTCTGCGCATTCTGGATAATGGCTTGATGCCGATCCTGGAGCCGGAAGCTTCGCTCTCCAGCGAGAGCCGGGCGGAAGCAGAGGAAATGCTTCTTACAAGCATGCAGGAGCAATTGGACCGGCTTGGTGACGATCAGCAGGTAATGCTGAAGCTGACCATTCCGGCCAAGCCGAACCTGTACCAACCGCTTGTTGATCACCCCAAAGTGCTGCGCGTTGTGGCGCTGTCGGGCGGTTATTCTCGGGAGGAGGCGGTGCGTGAACTTGCCAAGAACACCGGCATGATCGCTAGTTTCAGCCGCGCTTTGCTAGAAGAGCTGCGTGCGCAAATGGACGATCAGGAATTTGATGCTGCTCTGTCGAGCGCAATCGATGAAATTCACGCTGCATCAATCGCTGGCTAATCTTGTGCTTGGCGGCGTTGGTGCAAAGCTCTAAGCCGCTGTCATGTCCGATAACAGCCGCGTGCCGACCCAGATTTACCTGATTTCGCCGCTTGATGTCAGCGGAGATTTTCCCGCGCGTTTGGAGCGAGCATTGGCTGTAGGCGGGCCGGTCACGGCTTTTCAGTTCCGAGTGAAGGGGCTAGGTCAGCACGAGGCGGCCGAGCTTGCCGCACCGCTGCAAGACATTTGCGCGGCGCATGAAGTAGCATTCATCGTCAATGACAGTGTGGCGCTTGCAAAGCGTTTGGGTGCTGATGGTGTGCATCTTGGCCAATCGGACGGGTCTGTGAAAGATGCACGCGAAGAGTTGGGCCATGAAGCGCAGATTGGTGTGACGTGTCACGGCAGCCGTCATCTAGCGATGGAAGCTGGCGAGCAAGGCGCGGATTATGTGGCATTCGGAGCCTTTTACCCTAGCACGACCAAAGAGATTGAGCATACCGCCGAGATCGAACTGCTCGAATTCTGGAGCGGATTGTTCGAGATACCCAGCGTGGCGATCGGCGGGATCACACCTGATAATTGCGGCCCGATTGTCGAAGCGGGTGCCGACTTTATCGCCGTATCCGGTTCTGTTTGGAACGGTGACGAGGTCGCTGGGATCAAGGCTTTCGCTGATAAGCTGACCGGGTAACTAACCCGATCCTCCGCGTCTGACGCAGCGAATGCGGCCCGGCTTGCCGTCATTCGCTATCCATTGCAGCTTGGATTTGCCGGTGCGGTCAAACCGCATGCCTTTGAGCGGGCCCCCAGTGAATGTCACGCGTTTGCCTGTCAGCAAATAAGTGCCTGCGCCCTCAGCATTGCGATAGGTCGAGGCGTTGCTGATCGTGAAGTTCTTATCTGGCAGATCGATCCATGCCGCGCCTCCGGCGTCGCCCGGTAGCGAGCAGACGTAGAACCCGTGCGGGAGCGTGCCTAATCGCCCCATCCGGTCTTGAGAACTGGCAGGCATTGCCGTGAATGAGCAGGCGATTAATAAAATTGCGGACGGCAGAATTGGCTTGATAGTCATGTCGGCTATTCCGATAGGGAAATTATAGCGATAGCGCCAGCCACCTTGCCCGTTGCTGACTGCTCGGCTAAGGGCGCAGTTCGGCGCATCGCTTGACGATACGTGTTCCCATTACAAGGCTCTTTGAACCATGAAAATCAGCGGCGTGGACATTCGTCCCGGCAACATCATTGAATATGAAGGCGGTATCTGGAAGGTCGCCAAGATCCAGCACACCCAGCCCGGTAAAGGCGGCGCGTATATGCAGGTTGAAATGAAGAACCTTCAGGACGGCCGCAAAACCAATGTCCGTTTTCGTAGTGCGGATACCGTTGAGAAAGTCCGTCTGGATACGAAAGAATTTCAATATCTCTACGAAGACGGCGAGCTGTTGGTTTTCATGGACGGAGATACCTACGAGCAGATCAATCTCGAATCCGATCTACTTGGCGATGCCAAGGAGTTCTTGCAGGACGGTATGCAAGTAACGCTTGAGCTGTGGGAAGAGAAGCCGATTAGCGTAGCCCTACCAGACCAAATTGAAGCCGAAATCGTAGAAGCGGACGCGGT
This genomic window from Pontixanthobacter aestiaquae contains:
- the tkt gene encoding transketolase, which encodes MSLDPSRMAPMANAIRALSMDAVQAANSGHPGMPMGMADVATVLWAKYLKFDPSAPDWADRDRFVLSAGHGSMLIYSLLHLSGYAQPTMDDIRNFRQLGYPCAGHPENFLLDGVECTTGPLGQGVAMAVGMAIAERQLNAHFGDDLVDHRTWAIAGDGCLMEGINHEAIGLAGHLKLGRLIVLWDDNNITIDGSADLSTSEDVKARHTSAGWHVVSCDGHDVADISRAIEEAMADHRPSLVACKTVIGKGAPNKQGTSATHGAPLGAEEIAAARETLGWNHEPFVVPDDIVADWHATAHRGVEAHSAWQSRYENSAKREEFDARMANPADRAGRVIEDHIRGLAAEPQKVATRKASEMALGPLTEALPQMIGGSADLTGSNNTKTPSTLPFSADDYLGRYLYYGIREFGMAAAMNGMALHGGVVPYGGTFLIFSDYCRNAIRLSALQEIGTIYVMTHDSIGLGEDGPTHQPVEQVMSLRLVPNLNVYRPCDTIETAECWTLALQTPETPSILALSRQGLPQMRGEGDENWTSASNRSAKGAYRLKAAGSDRKVVLVATGSEVHLAAEIAGELEAQGIGADVVSMPCTELFDAQDDAYRTDLLPADVLKVSIEAGTSFGWERYTGTDGINIGIDRFGASAPASDLFKKFGFTADAIVPQIINKLNG
- the gap gene encoding type I glyceraldehyde-3-phosphate dehydrogenase: MTTKVAINGFGRIGRLVARAILERSDHDLELVAINDLADAKANALLFQYDSTHGRFPGEVSASDDSITVNGKKIAVTSERDPGNLPHAAMGVDIVLECTGFFQSHEAAEPHLAAGAKRVLISAPAKNVSATIVYGVNHDVLTSSDVIVSNASCTTNCLSPVAKVLNDLVGIERGFMTTIHSYTNDQRMLDQMHGDMRRARGGAQNMIPTTTGAARAVGLVLPELAGKLDGSSVRVPTPNVSLVDLVFTPGRDTTAEELNAALKAAADGPMKGVLDYTDQPLVSSDFNHYPASSTIDSLETSVMEGKLCRVVSWYDNEWGFSNRMIDTAGVMAGML
- a CDS encoding phosphoglycerate kinase, which gives rise to MSSFRTLDDLGDVTGKVALVRVDLNLPMNGGSVTDTTRVEASAPTILELAEAGAKVLLLAHFGRPKGQRNSTMSVSMTLDAVEEVLGREVMFIPEIQGPVVEQSIGILRNGDIGLLENSRFWAGEEANDADFAAGIAANGDFFVNDAFSAAHRAHASTVGVAKILPSYAGRAMEKELKALASALEMPEQPVAAVVGGAKVSSKLAVLEHLVGKVQHLIIGGGMANTFLAGRGIDVGKSLCEHNLTDTANAIMEAADSSGCTVHLPYDVVVSQEFTANPPSLRICNVHEVAENEMILDVGPQAVEALADVLKTCHTLVWNGPMGAFETEPFDAATVALAKTAAALSAEGSLVSVAGGGDTVAALNHAGAADDFSYISTAGGAFLEWMEGKVLPGVAALRG
- a CDS encoding flavodoxin family protein translates to MLDAVQEKLCDENKTDFSDINALLLNCTLKPSPGGSHTDKLLGIVETIMVRNQVQVERVRPVDFTIAPGVYPDMTQHGADRDDWPEIWEKVEAADILILGSPIWLGEKSSVCQRVIERLYAHSGKTNDRGQYAFYGKVGGCMVTGNEDGIKHVAMGVLYSLQHVGYTIPPQADAGWIGEAGPGPSYGDQLDDGSYAGFDNDFTRRNTTFATWNMMHLARMLKDAGGIPAHGNSTDLWKEGRRFDAPNPDYR
- a CDS encoding fructose bisphosphate aldolase, producing MNTAEMTAKMAAGQGFIAALDQSGGSTPKALKGYGVEESEYSGDEEMFAKIHQMRCRIVTSPSFNGNKVVGAILFEKTMNGCTDDGTPVPTQLSNRGIVPFLKVDAGMHEAENGVQLMKDMPRLDELCARGKELGVYGTKMRSVIHEANADGVAANVRQQMDFGLRILDNGLMPILEPEASLSSESRAEAEEMLLTSMQEQLDRLGDDQQVMLKLTIPAKPNLYQPLVDHPKVLRVVALSGGYSREEAVRELAKNTGMIASFSRALLEELRAQMDDQEFDAALSSAIDEIHAASIAG
- the thiE gene encoding thiamine phosphate synthase, whose translation is MSDNSRVPTQIYLISPLDVSGDFPARLERALAVGGPVTAFQFRVKGLGQHEAAELAAPLQDICAAHEVAFIVNDSVALAKRLGADGVHLGQSDGSVKDAREELGHEAQIGVTCHGSRHLAMEAGEQGADYVAFGAFYPSTTKEIEHTAEIELLEFWSGLFEIPSVAIGGITPDNCGPIVEAGADFIAVSGSVWNGDEVAGIKAFADKLTG
- a CDS encoding elongation factor P, producing MTIKPILPSAILLIACSFTAMPASSQDRMGRLGTLPHGFYVCSLPGDAGGAAWIDLPDKNFTISNASTYRNAEGAGTYLLTGKRVTFTGGPLKGMRFDRTGKSKLQWIANDGKPGRIRCVRRGGSG
- the efp gene encoding elongation factor P, whose amino-acid sequence is MKISGVDIRPGNIIEYEGGIWKVAKIQHTQPGKGGAYMQVEMKNLQDGRKTNVRFRSADTVEKVRLDTKEFQYLYEDGELLVFMDGDTYEQINLESDLLGDAKEFLQDGMQVTLELWEEKPISVALPDQIEAEIVEADAVVKGQTASSSYKPAVLDNGVRVMVPPHIEAGTRVIVDVYERTYVGKVS